One genomic window of Magnolia sinica isolate HGM2019 chromosome 3, MsV1, whole genome shotgun sequence includes the following:
- the LOC131240525 gene encoding uncharacterized protein LOC131240525 codes for MGSLATHFSAFLFLFPIGIRRLLSSFSLYLKSPHLFRSQPWHLSQPAWKNIDLYVLLIALPIAAFSEFFWFITFSGHPTYRFTFFLQSSVLFLLWVVIISVVLHVNFDFFAVQENLLFLFAGISFLIEYSITDQGYTGLAGRTYELLGALTLVSAASCIVLSIKPTAFFADVVLSMSLVFKGTWVLQAGLYLFSDAIAPKGCHKMPLLPVDGKSDLDCVLEEDRLRGVALIDLLFIVHAIMIFILNFLLFGVLSYKRNLRASGAGNLLTAEIESESMLMRSLPDFEIEISQV; via the exons ATGGGATCTCTAGCAACCCATTTCTCTGCATTTCTTTTCCTCTTCCCAATAGGAATCCGCCGCCTCCTCTCCtcattctctctctatctcaaatCCCCACATCTCTTCAGATCACAGCCATGGCATCTATCCCAACCCGCATGGAAAAACATCGATCTCTATGTCCTTCTCATCGCCCTCCCCATAGCTGCCTTCTCCGAATTCTTCTGGTTTATCACCTTCTCTGGCCACCCCACCTACCGTTTTACCTTCTTCCTGCAATCCTCCGTGCTTTTTCTCCTCTGGGTCGTCATCATTTCCGTAGTTCTTCACGTGAATTTCGACTTCTTTGCCGTTCAGGAGAATCTGTTGTTTCTCTTTGCCGGAATCTCGTTCCTCATCGAATATTCTATAACGGATCAGGGATACACTGGCCTGGCGGGCCGCACGTATGAGCTGTTGGGTGCCTTGACGCTCGTGTCCGCGGCTTCTTGCATTGTCCTTTCTATCAAACCGACAGCGTTCTTCGCCGATGTGGTGCTGTCTATGAGCCTCGTTTTTAAAGGTACATGGGTTTTGCAAGCAGGGTTGTATTTGTTCTCAGATGCAATTGCACCCAAAGGGTGTCATAAGATGCCACTGTTGCCAGTCGATGGGAAAAGCGACTTGGATTGTGTTCTCGAGGAGGATCGGTTGAGGGGTGTGGCTTTAATTGATCTTTTGTTCATTGTGCACGCAATCATGATCTTTATCTTGAATTTCTTGTTGTTTGGGGTGTTGTCTTACAAGAGGAATTTGAGGGCCAGTGGTGCTGGCAATCTGTTGACAGCGGAGATTGAATCAGAGAGTATGCTTATGCGCTCGCTTCCAGATTTTGAAATAGA AATATCACAGGTCTGA